The following are encoded together in the Pseudomonas sediminis genome:
- a CDS encoding Hsp70 family protein, producing the protein MSFSTPARACGIDFGTSNSTVGWLRPGQDSLLVLEDGKITLPSVIFFNTEERRPVYGRLALHEYLEGYEGRLMRSLKSLLGSKLLKSETTVLGSALPFKDLLGFFIGELKKRAEAQAQRPFEEVVLGRPVFFVDDDPAADQEAQNTLVAVAHKLGFKDVSFQYEPIAAAFDYESNLDREELVLIVDIGGGTSDFSLVRLAPERHHLAERQSDILATGGVHIGGTDFDKQLSLAGVMPLFGYGSRMKSDAFMPTSYHLNLATWHTINALYAQKTQLALQNMRYDIVDATGIDRLFGLIEQRAGHWLAMQVEESKIALSEQDARPIDLSRVEPGLVAELTRPLFENAIEPLLERIRASLTQLLADAGIAADQVDTLFFTGGSSGVPALRQSVAAMLRNARSVEGNTFGSIGSGLAIEAKKRYG; encoded by the coding sequence ATGTCTTTCTCCACTCCCGCCCGCGCCTGCGGCATCGACTTCGGCACCTCGAACTCCACCGTCGGCTGGCTGCGCCCCGGCCAGGACAGCCTGCTGGTACTCGAAGACGGCAAGATCACCCTGCCCTCGGTGATCTTCTTCAACACAGAGGAACGCCGCCCGGTCTACGGTCGCCTGGCCCTGCACGAATACCTGGAAGGCTACGAAGGACGCCTGATGCGCTCGCTCAAGAGCCTGCTGGGTTCCAAGCTGCTGAAGAGCGAAACCACCGTGCTGGGCAGCGCCCTGCCCTTCAAGGACCTGCTCGGCTTCTTCATCGGTGAGCTGAAAAAACGCGCCGAAGCCCAGGCCCAGCGGCCTTTCGAAGAAGTGGTACTGGGCCGCCCAGTGTTCTTCGTCGATGACGACCCAGCTGCCGACCAGGAAGCGCAAAACACCCTGGTAGCCGTGGCGCACAAGCTCGGTTTCAAGGACGTGTCGTTCCAGTACGAGCCCATCGCTGCGGCCTTCGACTACGAGTCGAACCTGGATCGCGAGGAGCTGGTGCTGATCGTCGACATCGGCGGTGGTACCTCGGACTTCTCTCTGGTGCGCCTGGCGCCCGAACGCCACCACCTGGCCGAACGCCAGAGCGACATCCTCGCCACCGGCGGCGTGCATATCGGCGGTACCGACTTCGACAAGCAGTTGTCGCTGGCCGGGGTGATGCCGTTGTTCGGCTATGGCAGCCGGATGAAGAGCGACGCCTTCATGCCCACCAGCTACCACCTCAACCTGGCCACCTGGCACACCATCAACGCGCTGTACGCGCAGAAGACCCAGTTGGCCCTGCAGAATATGCGCTACGACATCGTCGACGCCACCGGCATCGACCGCCTGTTCGGTCTGATCGAACAGCGCGCCGGGCACTGGCTGGCGATGCAGGTGGAAGAGAGCAAGATCGCCCTGAGCGAACAGGACGCGCGCCCCATCGACCTGTCACGCGTCGAACCAGGCCTGGTCGCCGAGCTGACCCGCCCGCTGTTCGAGAACGCCATCGAGCCACTGCTCGAACGCATCCGCGCGAGCCTCACGCAGTTGCTAGCCGATGCCGGCATCGCCGCTGATCAGGTCGATACGCTGTTCTTCACCGGAGGTTCCAGTGGCGTGCCGGCGCTGCGCCAGAGCGTGGCGGCGATGCTGCGCAATGCACGCAGCGTGGAAGGCAACACCTTCGGCAGCATTGGTAGTGGCCTGGCCATCGAAGCGAAAAAGCGCTACGGCTAG
- a CDS encoding YqaA family protein, giving the protein MLGLSAYPALFLSAFGAATLLPLQSEAVLVALLLAGQHPLWALLLVATLGNVLGSWVNWLLGRSIEHYRERRWFPVSPARLQQAQSWYARYGRWSLLLSWMPVIGDPLTLVAGVMRERLWVFLAIVTLAKASRYAVLAALTLAWI; this is encoded by the coding sequence ATGCTTGGGCTTTCCGCCTATCCGGCTCTGTTTCTCTCCGCCTTTGGCGCGGCGACGCTGTTGCCGCTGCAGTCCGAAGCGGTGCTGGTCGCCTTGCTGCTGGCCGGCCAACATCCGCTCTGGGCCCTGTTGCTGGTGGCTACTCTGGGCAATGTGCTGGGCTCCTGGGTCAACTGGCTGCTGGGCCGCTCCATCGAACACTATCGCGAGCGCCGCTGGTTCCCGGTCAGCCCTGCTCGGTTACAGCAGGCACAGAGCTGGTACGCGCGCTATGGGCGCTGGTCGCTGCTGCTGAGCTGGATGCCGGTGATCGGCGACCCACTGACGCTGGTTGCCGGCGTAATGCGCGAGCGTCTGTGGGTGTTTCTGGCCATCGTCACCCTGGCTAAAGCGAGCCGCTACGCCGTGCTGGCGGCGCTGACGCTGGCATGGATATGA
- a CDS encoding IS1182 family transposase — translation MGYIQGEGRQQSSLFPPTLEELVPEDHLVRVIEAYVARLDLQALGFSKAEPLKTGRPGYDPADLLKLYLYGYFQRIRSSRRLEAECQRNVEVMWLLGRLAPDFKTIADFRKDNSAAFQATCRTFVQFCRQVGLISGQLVAIDGSKFQAVASQRKHLSLTKLKRQQGKLEAQIARYLAELGEADRSEAAEVVDRSAVKAALQQLESRHADNLTAQALMEVQGLEQFVVGESEARMMRTHQGARVAYNVQNAVDGEHGLIVHHAVTQGSSDNQQLEPMAKAAQAILAQEDLTVTADAGYSSGEQFQACDDAGITAYVPENRGINNKGDDTPLFDRSAFSYDAENDQYQCPAGQWLPLKQVNGLQRIYALRGDCTACPLKSRCTKAKRRQVTRHVHEAAFERMHQRMQVHPEMMVRRRSIVEHPFGNLKQWILGNGRFLLRQLQGARTEMALAVNAYNLKRAINVMGARRLIELLG, via the coding sequence ATGGGCTACATCCAGGGCGAAGGTCGTCAGCAAAGCAGCCTGTTTCCTCCCACATTGGAGGAGCTGGTGCCGGAGGATCACCTGGTACGGGTGATCGAGGCCTATGTCGCCCGCCTGGATCTGCAGGCTCTGGGTTTCAGCAAGGCCGAACCACTCAAGACTGGACGTCCTGGCTATGATCCAGCGGATCTACTCAAGCTTTATCTGTACGGTTACTTCCAGCGCATCCGCTCCTCCCGGCGCCTGGAAGCTGAGTGCCAACGCAATGTCGAGGTGATGTGGCTGCTGGGCCGATTGGCACCGGATTTCAAGACCATTGCTGATTTTCGCAAGGACAACAGCGCTGCTTTTCAGGCGACCTGCCGCACCTTCGTCCAGTTCTGTCGCCAGGTGGGGCTGATCAGTGGGCAACTCGTGGCCATCGATGGCAGCAAGTTTCAGGCGGTAGCGTCGCAACGCAAGCACCTGAGCCTGACGAAGCTCAAGCGTCAACAAGGCAAGCTGGAGGCGCAGATCGCCCGTTATCTGGCCGAACTGGGCGAGGCTGACCGCAGTGAGGCCGCTGAAGTGGTTGATCGCAGTGCGGTCAAGGCTGCACTGCAGCAGCTGGAGAGCCGACATGCCGATAACCTGACAGCCCAGGCGTTGATGGAGGTACAGGGGCTGGAGCAGTTCGTCGTGGGTGAGAGCGAGGCGCGCATGATGCGTACCCACCAGGGGGCTCGCGTGGCTTATAACGTGCAAAACGCGGTGGATGGCGAGCATGGGCTGATCGTGCATCATGCTGTCACTCAGGGCAGCAGCGATAACCAGCAACTGGAACCTATGGCCAAGGCCGCCCAGGCGATCCTGGCGCAGGAAGATCTGACGGTTACAGCCGATGCGGGCTACTCCAGTGGTGAGCAGTTTCAAGCGTGTGATGATGCTGGGATTACGGCCTATGTGCCGGAGAATCGGGGCATAAATAACAAGGGCGACGACACGCCGCTATTCGATCGCAGCGCCTTCAGCTACGACGCAGAAAACGACCAGTACCAATGCCCTGCAGGCCAATGGTTACCGCTCAAGCAGGTAAACGGCCTACAGCGCATTTATGCTCTACGCGGCGACTGCACGGCTTGTCCATTGAAATCACGCTGCACCAAGGCTAAACGTCGACAAGTGACTCGGCATGTCCATGAGGCCGCATTCGAGCGCATGCATCAGCGGATGCAGGTGCATCCAGAGATGATGGTCAGGCGCCGATCCATCGTCGAACATCCCTTCGGCAACCTGAAGCAATGGATTTTGGGTAATGGTCGCTTCCTGCTCCGACAACTGCAGGGCGCTCGGACGGAAATGGCCCTGGCGGTCAACGCCTACAACCTGAAGCGTGCCATCAATGTGATGGGTGCCCGTCGGCTGATCGAGCTGTTGGGGTAA
- a CDS encoding AEC family transporter encodes MLAAQAILPIFALIVLGYLLGWRQWLTTESAAGLANITFKLFMPTLLFAGIAKASLAEGLSPMLLLAYYLPVLLVFVVVNALAHWRRGTATPLGLVAAFSNNVLVGIPLIASLMGNDGLLYVFAILVFHSLTLFSLQSFYAAFGSQERVDGRALLKNLANPMIIGLLLGALLNLSGLVVPDSLWRAVTWLGQAALPCALIVLGASLSRYRLRPTAEAWGVALVKLLLFPALVWTLSGLLPGLNDSARTVMVLLAACPSGVNVMAFSRTADDNRSVSAAISLSTLLAAVSLPAWMMLMGF; translated from the coding sequence ATGCTCGCCGCACAGGCCATTTTGCCGATCTTCGCTCTGATCGTTCTCGGCTATCTGCTCGGCTGGCGCCAGTGGCTCACCACCGAGTCGGCGGCCGGTCTGGCCAACATCACCTTCAAGCTGTTCATGCCGACGCTGCTGTTTGCGGGTATCGCCAAGGCATCGCTGGCCGAAGGGCTGTCGCCGATGTTGTTGTTGGCCTATTACCTGCCGGTACTGCTGGTGTTCGTCGTGGTCAACGCGCTAGCGCATTGGCGGCGCGGTACGGCGACGCCGCTGGGATTGGTGGCGGCGTTCTCCAACAACGTACTGGTCGGCATCCCGCTGATCGCCAGCCTGATGGGTAATGACGGCCTGCTCTATGTCTTCGCCATTCTGGTGTTTCACAGCCTCACGCTGTTTTCCCTGCAGAGCTTCTATGCGGCCTTCGGCAGCCAGGAACGGGTCGACGGGCGTGCTCTGCTGAAGAATCTGGCCAACCCGATGATCATCGGCCTGTTGTTGGGCGCCTTGCTCAATCTTTCCGGGCTGGTGGTGCCAGACAGCCTGTGGCGCGCGGTGACCTGGCTGGGCCAGGCCGCCCTGCCTTGTGCGCTGATCGTGCTGGGCGCGAGTCTGTCGCGCTATCGGCTGCGACCGACTGCCGAGGCCTGGGGCGTGGCGCTGGTCAAGCTGCTGCTGTTCCCGGCCTTGGTGTGGACATTGAGTGGCCTGCTGCCAGGCCTCAACGATTCCGCGCGGACGGTGATGGTGCTGCTCGCGGCCTGCCCGAGCGGAGTCAACGTGATGGCGTTTTCCCGCACGGCTGATGACAACCGCAGCGTCAGTGCGGCGATTTCGCTGTCGACGCTGTTGGCGGCAGTCAGCCTGCCGGCCTGGATGATGCTGATGGGCTTCTGA
- a CDS encoding putative quinol monooxygenase encodes MSIAIFASIQAKPEHRDEMLQALRQMVSATRAEPGNLRYDLFERDGAPGTFDLYELYVDRAAVEAHRQSAHYLDYRQRTAAWLANPPEVKVSLPLDLAP; translated from the coding sequence ATGAGCATCGCCATCTTTGCCAGCATCCAGGCCAAGCCCGAACACCGCGACGAAATGCTGCAAGCGCTGCGGCAGATGGTCAGCGCCACCCGCGCCGAGCCCGGCAACCTGCGCTACGACCTGTTCGAGCGTGACGGCGCGCCCGGCACCTTCGATCTCTACGAGCTGTACGTGGATCGCGCAGCAGTAGAGGCGCACCGGCAAAGCGCGCATTACCTCGACTACCGCCAGCGCACCGCCGCCTGGCTGGCCAACCCACCCGAAGTGAAGGTCAGCCTGCCGCTTGATCTGGCGCCTTGA
- a CDS encoding lysylphosphatidylglycerol synthase transmembrane domain-containing protein: MSVVEAKPKLKRSDLIWTLIGLSAVVLSGFLLYRELRNISLDEIKGSIEAISHMNWLLAAAATLGAYWALAWYDRIAVAHLGKKIPWRFITLCSFTTYALAHNIGASVFSGAVVRYRAYRSKGLTPQEIGILIVFCSFTFALGTLLASGCVLIAQPDLIHRVANVTPLVSVVFGSVLLCLVGLYVLGSWRQFKPWTLGKLHVEYPRLPIVSRQLLAGPLELLCAAAIIYFALPADNHPGYLVVLGVFLASFSLALLSHAPGGLGVLEVTFLAALPEIPAADVLAALIVFRVFYLLLPFALSLLVVLGFEWTQWKRKREESLDLPSCRPDGSPSPRD, translated from the coding sequence GTGTCTGTCGTAGAAGCCAAACCAAAACTGAAGCGCAGCGACCTGATCTGGACGCTGATCGGACTCAGTGCCGTGGTGCTGTCTGGCTTTCTGCTGTATCGCGAGTTGCGCAATATCTCCCTCGATGAGATCAAGGGGAGCATCGAAGCGATCTCCCACATGAACTGGCTGCTTGCCGCAGCGGCCACCCTCGGCGCGTACTGGGCACTGGCCTGGTACGACCGCATCGCCGTCGCTCACCTCGGCAAGAAGATTCCCTGGCGCTTCATCACCCTGTGCTCCTTCACCACCTATGCCCTGGCCCACAACATCGGCGCCTCGGTATTCTCAGGCGCAGTGGTGCGTTACCGGGCCTACCGCAGCAAGGGCCTGACGCCGCAGGAAATCGGCATCCTTATCGTTTTCTGCTCCTTTACCTTCGCCCTCGGCACCCTGCTCGCCAGCGGCTGCGTGCTGATCGCCCAGCCCGACCTGATCCACCGCGTCGCCAATGTCACTCCCCTGGTCTCGGTAGTCTTCGGCAGCGTCCTGCTGTGCCTGGTCGGCCTCTACGTGCTGGGCTCCTGGCGCCAGTTCAAACCCTGGACGCTGGGCAAGCTGCATGTGGAATATCCACGCCTGCCCATCGTCAGCCGCCAGTTGCTGGCCGGGCCACTGGAACTGCTCTGTGCGGCGGCGATCATCTATTTCGCCCTGCCGGCCGACAATCATCCCGGCTATCTGGTGGTGCTCGGCGTGTTCCTCGCTTCCTTCTCTCTGGCGCTGCTGTCCCATGCACCTGGCGGCCTGGGTGTACTGGAAGTGACCTTCCTCGCCGCACTGCCGGAGATTCCCGCTGCCGATGTGCTGGCGGCGCTTATCGTGTTCCGCGTGTTCTACCTGCTGCTGCCGTTCGCACTGTCACTGCTGGTGGTGCTGGGCTTCGAATGGACGCAGTGGAAGCGCAAGCGCGAAGAGAGCCTTGACCTGCCGTCCTGCCGTCCTGACGGCTCGCCGTCGCCGCGCGACTGA
- a CDS encoding substrate-binding periplasmic protein — MNLKCPVAVLLLFCGLCAHVAAADLRLYTEDYRPFSYLENGKPSGMAVAVVEELIRRTGETAHIELVPWTRGYHQARHQADTALFSTVRTAQREAEFQWVGPIARGYTRFYTHKDAGLRVASLEDVRRLGTLAIPKQWYSYELLREQNLDNLYGVSTPQDMLRMFRHRRVKLLLANNLTLDGMLAEQGMNAGQLQEQFDLMPNDSYIAFSLNTDPALVARWQQALQQMRQDGSLERIYRHWFPAADERTLVDLLRSE; from the coding sequence ATGAATCTGAAGTGCCCGGTAGCCGTTCTGTTGTTGTTTTGCGGCCTCTGCGCCCATGTGGCGGCTGCCGATTTGCGGCTGTATACCGAAGACTATCGACCCTTCAGCTATCTCGAAAATGGCAAGCCGAGTGGCATGGCTGTGGCCGTGGTCGAGGAGCTGATCCGCCGCACTGGCGAGACCGCGCATATCGAACTGGTGCCCTGGACACGCGGCTATCACCAGGCTCGCCATCAGGCCGACACGGCATTGTTCTCCACCGTACGTACGGCGCAGCGCGAAGCCGAGTTTCAGTGGGTCGGACCGATCGCGCGCGGCTATACGCGTTTCTACACGCACAAGGATGCTGGGCTTCGAGTCGCCAGCCTCGAAGACGTCCGGCGCCTCGGCACCCTGGCGATTCCCAAACAGTGGTACAGCTACGAACTGTTGCGCGAACAGAACCTGGATAACCTGTATGGCGTGTCGACGCCTCAGGACATGCTGCGCATGTTTCGCCATCGCCGGGTCAAGCTGCTGCTGGCCAACAACCTGACCCTCGACGGCATGCTCGCCGAGCAGGGCATGAATGCCGGGCAGCTGCAGGAGCAGTTCGACCTGATGCCCAACGACTCCTATATCGCCTTTTCCCTGAATACGGATCCGGCGCTGGTCGCTCGTTGGCAACAGGCGCTGCAGCAGATGCGCCAGGACGGCAGCCTGGAGCGGATCTACCGCCACTGGTTCCCCGCGGCCGATGAGCGCACCCTGGTCGACTTGCTGCGCAGCGAGTGA
- a CDS encoding type 1 glutamine amidotransferase domain-containing protein, translating into MKILLVLTSHDRLGDTGHKTGFWLEEFAAPYYSFKDAGAQLTLASPKGGQPPIDPKSDDESAQTDATRRFAGDAEAQRELANTLPLAQVRAEEFDALFYPGGHGPLWDLAESAASIALIERFQALGKPVGAVCHAPGVLRHVKGSDGKPLVAGKRVTGFSNSEEEAVQLTQVVPFLVEDMLKANGGLYARGDDWQSHIEVDGLLVTGQNPASSEASAEALLKLLEGRA; encoded by the coding sequence ATGAAGATTTTGCTGGTACTGACTTCCCACGACCGCCTCGGCGACACCGGCCACAAGACCGGCTTCTGGCTGGAAGAGTTCGCCGCGCCCTATTACAGCTTCAAGGATGCCGGCGCCCAGCTGACCCTGGCCTCGCCCAAGGGCGGGCAGCCGCCCATCGATCCGAAGAGCGATGACGAGAGCGCACAGACTGACGCCACTCGCCGCTTCGCCGGCGATGCCGAGGCCCAACGCGAACTGGCCAACACCCTGCCGCTGGCGCAGGTGCGTGCAGAAGAATTCGATGCGCTGTTCTACCCCGGCGGCCATGGCCCGCTGTGGGATCTGGCCGAAAGCGCCGCCTCCATCGCCCTGATCGAACGTTTCCAGGCGCTCGGCAAGCCGGTCGGTGCGGTCTGCCATGCGCCGGGCGTGCTGCGCCACGTCAAGGGCAGCGACGGCAAGCCGCTGGTCGCCGGCAAGCGCGTCACCGGTTTCAGCAATAGCGAAGAGGAAGCGGTGCAACTGACCCAGGTGGTGCCCTTCCTGGTCGAGGACATGCTCAAGGCCAATGGTGGCCTGTATGCCCGTGGCGATGACTGGCAGAGCCATATCGAGGTCGACGGCCTGCTGGTCACCGGGCAGAACCCAGCTTCTTCCGAGGCCAGCGCCGAAGCGCTGCTCAAACTGCTTGAGGGGCGCGCATGA
- a CDS encoding substrate-binding periplasmic protein, with the protein MMAKCINRWLCVLLLALCAPVQAQLRLLTEDAPPMSFMREGEPSGLAVEVVRALLARTGDTGQIELMPWTRALYLAQQQEDIALFSTVRTAEREDRFQWVGPIVVGTTSFYSLKSRNLVIDTLAQAAASGPLALPKQWYTFETLSAKGFTNLYGVPSSKQMMTMLKHGRVNLIATEDLTLAGELAAVDLKPQDVTAHVPFMRSAYYIAFSPQTSVVRVVRWQRALQQMHEDGSLEAILKRWLPHAPMPPIAP; encoded by the coding sequence ATGATGGCCAAGTGTATTAATCGATGGCTATGTGTTCTGCTGCTGGCGCTGTGCGCTCCGGTACAGGCACAGCTGCGTCTGCTCACCGAGGATGCGCCGCCGATGAGCTTCATGCGCGAGGGCGAACCGAGCGGTCTTGCTGTCGAGGTGGTCAGGGCATTGCTGGCGCGTACCGGCGACACTGGACAGATCGAGCTGATGCCCTGGACGCGAGCGCTGTACCTGGCTCAGCAACAGGAAGATATCGCGCTGTTCTCCACTGTGCGTACAGCCGAGCGTGAGGACCGGTTCCAGTGGGTCGGCCCCATAGTGGTCGGCACTACCAGTTTCTACTCGCTCAAGTCCCGCAACCTCGTCATCGACACGTTGGCGCAAGCCGCTGCCAGCGGACCTCTGGCGTTGCCCAAGCAGTGGTACACCTTCGAAACCCTCAGCGCGAAGGGCTTCACCAACCTCTATGGCGTACCCAGTTCGAAGCAGATGATGACCATGCTCAAGCATGGCCGGGTCAATCTGATCGCCACTGAGGATTTGACCTTGGCTGGCGAGTTGGCCGCTGTCGACCTCAAGCCGCAGGACGTCACCGCGCACGTGCCGTTCATGCGTTCGGCCTACTACATCGCCTTTTCTCCGCAGACCTCTGTGGTGCGCGTGGTGCGCTGGCAGCGCGCATTACAGCAGATGCATGAGGACGGCAGCCTGGAGGCGATCCTGAAACGCTGGTTGCCGCATGCGCCGATGCCGCCCATCGCTCCGTAG
- a CDS encoding type II secretion system F family protein translates to MSRRHLTLDLRSRAGLFAHLGAMERAGVPIDRALVSLDLGARHEAAVKRLRQMVGGGRDLATSGQLSGVFTPLESGLVRAAQEAGALAHIYEQLAQRYDEQARYAAELKSRLLLPAGVLLLALAVKPLPALVGGSLSGAGYLAAVLMPILWLSALLFGVRALWRRWQQRRTDQPGPLDDLLLALPVLGSLQRRADVRNFCDSLGLLLEAGMPVLDALPRACSAVSGARLRRDFANLAPRVAAGQSLVRAFDGLSFHGKAMLIGVLNTGEATGRPGEALLRFARLQAQQLAASQQMLASWAPRLFYLAVAMWMAYGLLTGGGFFPALPAELAGR, encoded by the coding sequence ATGTCGCGTCGTCATCTCACCCTCGATCTGCGCAGTCGCGCCGGCTTGTTCGCTCACCTTGGCGCGATGGAGCGGGCGGGCGTGCCTATCGATCGAGCGCTGGTCAGTCTGGATCTCGGTGCGCGCCACGAGGCCGCCGTCAAGCGCCTGCGGCAGATGGTCGGCGGCGGACGCGACCTGGCGACTTCCGGCCAGTTGAGTGGCGTGTTCACGCCGTTGGAAAGTGGCCTGGTCCGAGCCGCGCAGGAGGCCGGGGCATTGGCGCATATCTACGAGCAATTGGCGCAGCGCTACGACGAACAGGCGCGTTATGCCGCAGAGTTGAAGTCACGTCTGCTGTTGCCGGCCGGGGTTTTGCTGCTGGCGCTGGCGGTCAAACCCTTGCCTGCTTTAGTTGGGGGAAGTCTGAGTGGCGCGGGCTACCTGGCGGCTGTGCTGATGCCGATCTTGTGGCTGTCGGCATTGCTGTTCGGCGTGCGGGCGTTGTGGCGGCGCTGGCAACAGCGGCGAACCGATCAACCGGGCCCGTTGGACGATCTGCTGCTGGCTCTGCCGGTGTTGGGCAGCCTGCAGCGCCGGGCGGATGTCCGTAATTTCTGCGACAGCCTCGGGCTGCTGCTGGAGGCCGGGATGCCCGTGCTCGACGCCCTGCCGCGCGCCTGCAGTGCAGTGAGCGGCGCGCGGCTGCGGCGGGATTTCGCCAATCTGGCACCACGGGTCGCGGCTGGGCAGTCGTTGGTGCGCGCTTTCGATGGGCTGAGCTTTCATGGCAAAGCCATGCTGATCGGCGTGCTCAATACCGGTGAAGCGACCGGTCGGCCCGGTGAGGCGCTGCTACGTTTTGCCCGCCTGCAGGCGCAACAGCTGGCTGCGAGCCAGCAGATGCTGGCGAGCTGGGCGCCACGGCTGTTCTATTTGGCGGTCGCCATGTGGATGGCATACGGCCTGCTGACCGGTGGTGGTTTCTTCCCGGCGCTGCCCGCGGAGCTGGCTGGCCGATAA
- a CDS encoding substrate-binding domain-containing protein, giving the protein MPRIIPFICLLLSAAWLAVPSAWARECIGLVPAGSSSYWAELEAGARRTAADLQLELYTRGPAQEGRVEVQLQLIDHVLAHGCKALIIAPAGDAIDTRIAALRAEGIPTVYVDRSVAGEGAYALVATDNFLAGQLAGQQLAERLGRGGRVGVLRLRPGLQSTEELERGFLLAAQATGLQVVFDTYLGDDRQRIAEALSQQLPKLDGLFSPNGTSSRATLAALRQLGKAGTLDFVGFDGGDLLFDAVREGEIHTLLLQQPQAMGDHAVRLVHRALSGERAISRLQLLLEPRVVTARDLAEMTAPQ; this is encoded by the coding sequence ATGCCAAGAATCATCCCCTTCATTTGCCTGCTGCTGAGCGCCGCGTGGCTGGCGGTGCCCTCTGCCTGGGCGCGTGAATGCATTGGCCTGGTGCCGGCCGGCTCCTCGTCCTACTGGGCCGAGCTGGAGGCTGGCGCGAGGCGTACTGCCGCCGACCTGCAGCTGGAACTTTATACCCGCGGGCCAGCACAGGAGGGCCGCGTCGAGGTGCAACTGCAACTGATCGACCACGTTCTCGCCCATGGCTGCAAGGCGTTGATCATCGCACCGGCTGGCGACGCCATCGACACACGTATCGCTGCTTTGCGCGCCGAAGGCATTCCCACCGTCTACGTTGATCGCAGTGTCGCTGGTGAAGGCGCCTATGCGCTGGTGGCGACCGACAACTTCCTTGCCGGCCAGTTGGCCGGGCAGCAGTTGGCAGAGCGTCTCGGGCGCGGTGGCAGAGTGGGGGTGTTGCGTTTGCGGCCAGGGCTGCAATCGACCGAGGAGCTTGAGCGCGGCTTTCTGCTGGCGGCGCAGGCGACTGGGTTGCAGGTGGTGTTCGATACCTACCTGGGGGATGACCGCCAGCGCATCGCCGAGGCCTTGAGCCAGCAGTTACCCAAGCTCGACGGCCTGTTCAGCCCCAATGGCACCAGTAGTCGGGCAACCCTCGCGGCGCTGCGCCAACTGGGCAAGGCCGGTACGTTGGACTTCGTCGGTTTCGACGGTGGCGACCTGCTGTTCGATGCCGTGCGCGAGGGAGAGATTCATACCCTGTTGCTCCAGCAGCCGCAGGCCATGGGGGATCATGCGGTGCGCCTGGTGCACCGGGCCCTGAGTGGCGAACGCGCCATTTCGCGCCTGCAACTGCTACTTGAACCGCGTGTAGTGACCGCCAGGGATTTGGCTGAAATGACAGCCCCGCAATAG
- a CDS encoding VC0807 family protein, with amino-acid sequence MTATTDSRTPTHKPRPLIDLAISILIPSFILMKLSGEHRLGADGALILALAFPLAWGAFELIKYRKFNFIALLGLISVALTGGIGLLKLDTQWLAVKEALIPGLIGIAVLVSTRTRYPLIRTLLFNKTVLNIDKIHDRLEQGGHVEHFETRLMRATYWLSGTFFFSSFMNYVLAKWIVVSPAGTEAFNDELGRMTLLSYPMIAIPSMIMLMAIFYYLWKTIHGLTGLSLEEILANTGQESQP; translated from the coding sequence ATGACCGCCACCACTGACAGCCGTACCCCGACACACAAGCCCCGCCCGCTGATCGATCTGGCCATCAGCATCCTGATTCCCTCGTTCATTCTGATGAAGCTCAGTGGCGAGCACCGTCTCGGCGCCGATGGTGCGTTGATCCTGGCCCTGGCGTTCCCGCTGGCCTGGGGCGCGTTCGAGCTGATCAAATATCGCAAATTCAACTTCATCGCCCTGCTCGGCCTGATCAGCGTCGCGCTGACCGGCGGTATCGGCCTGCTCAAGCTCGACACCCAGTGGCTGGCAGTCAAGGAAGCGCTGATCCCCGGCCTGATCGGCATCGCCGTGCTGGTGTCGACCCGCACCCGCTACCCGCTGATCCGCACTCTGCTGTTCAACAAGACCGTGCTCAATATCGACAAGATCCACGACCGCCTGGAGCAAGGCGGCCATGTCGAGCACTTCGAGACGCGGCTGATGCGCGCCACCTACTGGCTCAGCGGCACCTTCTTCTTCTCCTCGTTCATGAACTATGTGCTGGCCAAGTGGATCGTGGTCAGCCCCGCCGGTACCGAAGCGTTCAACGACGAGCTGGGTCGCATGACCCTGCTCAGCTACCCGATGATCGCCATTCCCTCGATGATCATGCTGATGGCCATCTTCTACTACCTGTGGAAGACCATTCACGGCCTGACCGGCCTGAGCCTGGAAGAAATCTTGGCCAACACCGGCCAGGAATCGCAGCCCTGA